CCACCCATCGCTCCCTTCAACCTTTCTAGCACCCAAACAAATATTTCCGTTGTCTCATCTGGCAACAATGCACATCCAAGCAGTATGCTATGCAAATGGTTATTTATCCCAACAATTGGTGCAAATGGCATGTCGTATCTGTTGGTGCAATATGTTGTGTCAAAGAAAATGCAATCTCCAAAACTCTTGTACAACTCTCTAGTCCTCCCATCTACCCAAAACAATCCTCTAACAACATTATTATCATCTATCATCGTTGCATAATAGAAGGAAGGACTTTTAGCTTGTTGCTTTTGAAAATACTCTAATGTTGCATCCATATCCCTGTAGGTGAGACCTCCTCTCAAGTGTGTCCTCATGTTTGAAACATCCTTGCTGCTGAAAGTAAGGTTACCAAGTCCCCCATGGAAATCAACAAGCACCCCCATGATCTGTGTTGTGCTAATATTTCTATGATGTAGTGTTTTCAGCAGCTCATAATCAGCCCACGAGATGCTTCGGTGGGACCTCAAGTGTTTCCAAACCCCAATCGCCTTCACCATGGGATGAGTATGGTGAGGTTACATTACAATCACTCTCCACCTCGCATTTCTCAAGCCAACTGCCATATGAGCTTTGCAGTCCAACTTTTTGATAGTGTTGCGCTTCCTTGTTGCCGTGGTAAGCACAACTGTTGCTACTCTTTTTTTCGATCCCACTAGTGTTGCAGTGTCATTTGTTGATGTGCTCGCTGATGTGTTTTCCTCTCCATCATCTTCTCCATCAAGAGCTAGTTTCCTAGCATGAGAACACTCCCACTCCTTTCTGATCACCTCCTTTGTGACGTTGCTATTTCTTGAAGAAGCCACTCTTATGCTGAAACCCAACTTCATAGCATACTCATTGTAAACCCGCCTTGCTTCCTGTATCGTGTCAAATTCCATCCCAACTTTCAGCACAATAGGCTGTGAGCATACGACGTCTTCATCCTCATGGTAGACCTCTTCATTTGCATCAACTTGTACTGAAACATATTCACTTGAGTGTGTTGATATGCTCGCAACAGGAACCAATGCTCCATCCCCTTACAAAAAAATGTTGCAGTTAGTGTTACTAGCGAAATCAATGTTCAGATGTTGAAAAAATTGTACATGGAAGTAAGATGTAACATTCAGTTAGCACATACAATTTTTGATGTTTCAATAACTGATTTTCAATGTGGCACATGCTATCATTAGATGTTGCAACACTTATATGTAACATTCAGGTAACCCATGAGCATTTTGAGATGTTACAATAACTGTTTTTCAATGTACCACATGCTATCATTAGATGTTGCAAAACTGTATAAGATTCTGTCACATCTAGTGTTTCAAACGAAATCATACCTGCCATTTTTGGAGACTCCATTGGGATGCCAAACCCCATGGACGCTGCTCGAAAGACCTGAGGGCGGGTGCTGAAGTGAATTATCACGCTTGCTCGAAAAATTCAATGCAACATTTAGGGGGGTGGATGGTCGGCATACCTGGTAGCGTGTTGAGGTCAATCATCTGTAGATCTGAGGGGTTCCGAGCAACAATGGGGGGCGGGTGGCCACCATGTGGTTGATCTGGAGGGGGGAGTTCTATTTTTTGAAGGATATGAGCCATCTTCactcggcgccggcggatctGGCGGTGGTGCGAAGATGGGAGCTTCGCTCTTGTCGCGACCCGCGTGAAGAAGTTGACGCCAGGGTGCGCTTCTATGTTTGGTGTGGACTTGTCCCGATTTCCTTGTATTTCATCTGACGGCTGACATGTCTTTAATCTGATGGTGGAGAGTCTCGGGCGCTAGTAGTTCCGTAATGTTTATAAATGGCGTCACTTGAAGACAGCAGCATACATATACTTAAAAAATGGGGGGGAAGAAGCTCGAAAGTGCATGCCGCACTTGCCTTTCACCGTCACTAACAATTCTTTTCCTCAAGAGAATATTGTGCTAGGTGTGCATGCCGCACACCACGTAATTCCACCACCATCATATACTGTCTGTGCACACATGTGGCAGATACGTTAGGGTGCCTCCGATGAGGCAACATCGCCGTTTGCGTCGTCACTTTAAGATTAGCCGAATCCTTATGCTCGAGCCGTATGGGACAAAGAAATTGTGTTGCCGCGTGCGCGCACATCCAGGCCGAGCTCGCGTATGGTGGGCTTTCTGCTCGGCAGAAGGAAAGGCTGGAATCTGGGTCGAATCCAAATCGGCCCGACTTAATTAGGTCGCATTGCATGTTGCAAATTACGCTTCCAGATTTTTTCTGAGAGTGGTATAAAATGTTCATACAAGATGCATCGTTTCAAAAAAGGTACCATCTCCTTCACAGAATATATCTACTTTTTATATTTCAACTTGTCTCAAGATAGTTCTCATAGGGTTGCAGAGGGTACTTCGATCGTTTCTACGTCATAGTGATCAATACAGTATTGGAATGCGAAAGAGTCTCAAGCCTAATGTTAGAATACTTGAGTAACATCCAACACGTGATTTGACTTCCAATGAAAGGTAAAcggtgaaaataaaaaaaattattgaaagGCTTCCCCTATCTACTTGGGTGAAAAAAATGCAGTATCAAAACATAAAATTTAAACGAATTTAGGTTTGGTGATAAATTTTCTTTAGTTTTGTTTAAAATTCGTTATAGCTTGCAATTGAGCACTTGCTCGAAAACTGAGCCCTAGATTGATGCATATGTGATGCGCTCAGTATGCGGACGACACATTGGcctcgttcggctggctgctttgcagcttgctgctgctgctcggctctctgccgcagcagctgcagcacgcagcagctctctgccgcagcagccagAAGCCGAACGCAGCAGCCAAGCGAACGAGCTGATTGATCCTCCTGCAGGCCGGCCAGGATAGTGTGGTGGCCCTGAAGCAAGTGCTGGAATCTTCTCTGATCTCACTGGGCTGCAcataaactttagcaaaagcaCAATGGTTCCTATGAATGTTGACATACATCAGGTAACTGCCTTGGCTGCCAGCTCGGTTCTTTCCCTCAATCTTACTTGGGTCTCCCCTTATCAAATGAGAAGTTCAAACTCTCGGTCTTCACCCCTCTGATTGCCCGGGCAGACCGACGGCTCAGTGGATTGTGCGCCTGCCTCCTCAACTCCACAGGGCGAGCTGTGCTGATAAACAGTGTCATGGATAGCCAGTTGACGTATGCAATGTCCGTTCTCCTTCTCCCCCCGGGCGTGGTGGATGCTTTAAACCGTCGACGACGAAGTTTTCTTTGGGCTGGAGAGGATACGGTCAGTGGTGCTCAATGTCTTGTCGCCTGGGAACATGCCTGCCAGCTGAAAAAGCAAGGGGGGCTAGGCATCAAGGAGCTTGGCGCGAAGAACCAAAGTCTGTTGCTAAAGCTTCTACACCGCATCTTCCGGCCGGGGGAGTCCTCCTGGGCGCGGTGGGTACGCGAGAGAATTAATCTAGCCTCGCTACAAGGATCCCTGGAAGGTGTCCATTGGGCAGCTCTGGGCAGCATGCTACCGCTATACCGTGCTGTCACGAGCTCTGAAGTTGGCAATGGCGAGAGCACGAGCTTCTGGCAGGACAGATGGCTATCGGTTGGCCGGCTGGCTGCACTATATCCTACTCTGTACTCCCACACTACACAACCGGAAGCCTCGGTGTCGCAGGTCATTGCCGACGGGATCCATAGGCACCTAATGCCCAGGCTGAcccatgcggctgctgctgaattAGACGACCTGAACCTCAAGATTGGCCATATTGCCCTGAGCAGTGCCGAAGACCAACGGCACAGCACTTTGGTCCCGCCAAACGCGTCCTTTCAATCTGGTGCTGCCTACAATAAGATCATGGAAGCAACCGGCCCCCTACCTGCACCTTTGCCAAATTTGTTTGGTCCAACCGAGCACCCCCTCACGTGCAGTTCTTCGCCTGGCTGATGGTTCAGGAACGGATCAGCTGCCGTGCAAATCTTGTCAAGAAGCACATCCTCGCTGACCCGGCGTGTGCGCTGTGTGGCCAGCCAGAAGATTGCGATCATCTGATCCTTCACTGCCGCTTTGCTGCTCAAGTCTGGTCGGCGCTGACCGCCGATACAATTGGGGTCTCGGTTCGCTGTCTGTGGAACATCCCCCACCCCACGACGGTGCCGAGCCGCCACTACTCTAGTTTCATTCTTCTCGTCTGTTGGTTGCTATGGAAATCCCGTAATGAGCTTGTTTTCCAGAACATTACCCCGTCGGTCGGGCGCTTCTGGCTTGCATGCCGCGTCGAAGCCCGGCTATGGAGCCACCATCTAAAGATCGAGGATCGTCAGATAGCGGATGCCTGGTGGTTACTTTTTAGTTCAATGCAAACTAATGTAATCTCCTTCACTCCCCCAGCCTCATTTTATTGCTTAAGATCTAATGTACTTGCATTTGGCCGCCCTTCAGGCCCTATAATGAAATCAGGTGGGGCACTCCCCCCGTTGAcccctcaaaaaaaatatatgtgatGCGCTAAAATAAACTTCACGACCATATACTTGCTCTGTTGACAGCATAATCATGGCGATACCATGTTATGGATGCGTCATGGCTTGAAAATCTGAAAGACTCGGGTGCGAAAGAGGTCCTGAATTTCACTAAAACACTGGTAGGCGCAGTTGAAAATCTCGAGCCGAATTAAGTTTATTTTTCTCAAGTTGAAAAAAATCGGGAGTTTATTGTTGTCAAATCAAGAGCTGATCGATATGCATGAAGTTTATCTTATTTTCAAAAAACTTTATCCattattcatgtgtatataAATAAAACTAAGTAAAACGCTCAAAGAAGAGAGAAAAACTAAATTCCCGGCTACCGCCACCACTGCATTTTTACTTCTACGCTGCCTTATTCTACTAgccatctccatctccttgcCGAGCACGCGCGTCATGCCCGTCAACGCGCGCCACCGCTGCCGGCACCATCCGCGGCCGTGCCCTCCCCCTCAGCCCTCGCCACCTTCTCGACGGTCATGGCACCGACGTCGGACGCAGCCCTGGCGAcggcgcccaccgccgccgacacCCATGTGACACCACGCGACGCGTAGGGGGACCCCGCGACGACGTCCCCTGCCGCGGCCAACGTCCCCCAGGCGCGCTCCGTGACGTTGAATCGCTTGTTGACGCCGCGTGCCGCGCCGCGGGCCACCGCCGTGCCGAGGCTAAACTTGTCGCTGAGCCTGAGCCGGCGGTCCAGCGACGCCACGCGCGACGTCGCCGACGACAGCAGCTGCTGGTGCCGCTCGTCGAAGGACTGCGCGCGCCGCAGCGCGTCCTTGCTCCGCACGAAGCCCCTCGCCAGCATCGTGctcaccacctcctccgccttccTCACCGCCGCTCCGGTCGGCGTTCGCGGCGAGCTGAGTCCATGCTTTAATTTTGTTACCAAAGCAAATTTTAAAAATTAGGTCAATTGAATTTGAAAGCATACTTGAATTTCATAAAATCACGCAGCTTAGGTTAGTGAATTTGAGAAACGTGGACTCTTAATTACTTTCGTGTTGGAGTAGGCTTCCGGTGGCAGTTCATAGTCTTCCACCGGTGTGATATTCACAGCAACATCGCCACACATGCTTGGTACCGACGCGGCAACGGCCGGTCTTCGGTCGCAGACCGGCCGGGGCGACGACGGAGCTGCGGGCAGGGTGCCTAGCACGcccggcgaggcctcgggcgagacgagacgggacaGAGCGGAGGACCGCGGGTCGTCGTCACGCGCGACTGGGGAGGGAGGGCGTCGACCCATCTTGTCGCAgccggcgactgggtgaggcggGCTCGCCAGCGAGGTCACGCCACGCGACAGCGGCTCTCTGAGGCACGGCGCACGTGCGCTCTGGTGCTGTCGGGCTgacggatccgcgagatcctttgccgggcccatcttccagactcttgatctcccgattttcaaCTGCACCACGTTGtctccctttacaagagttgtagtacacagaccaaggtccaactcttttaatttgaccgagttcaaaaacgtggtggatttggagattcaaagctccaatGCTAGTTTCCGGGACTTAGGGAAAAACGGCGGTTTGATGTTTTTAGGGGTCgaggctgatttgagctgcagatttgggaagcttcggaggtgaattggaccaaggtccaattagcaaggttgttgtaggaacttagctctccaacttctataaaggggTTTCTTGAtgttctgctcaactttccaaagataaacccgctCTAAGACGTCAGGttgggctgatttccagacttagccggaattGCTAAAAGAGGCTGAGTTGACAAGACTAGgagacttgtcttaagattaaaactcTACTTATTTAATCAAGGTCATTACATTTAAATCCTATAGGAAATTTTTCCTGaccttttggaacaaaggactGGCTGCCAATCTTTCAAAATTCCTATAGAATGGCTCAATCCATAAGATTTTTGAAGAAAATCTAACATCAGGTCCAACCTTCTTGACAACTTTCCTTTGttctcttttctttatttttcctatattGCATTACAAACTTTCTACATTTTTGAAACCTATAGGATTGCAAATGTCATGCAACTctatttctatatttttcctaTTCCTACATTTTAAGATTCTTACATTCCGAGGATGAACCCGTAGAGGAGTAAACTGTCCGAACAAATGAAATCCaatagagaaaaaaataattttgtcCTCCACGTTCAGCATATACCGTTTATATAATGTTTATAAATGGCGTCACTTGAACACAGCAGCATCACTACGGGAGATAgaacttttgccgagtgcctggggcactcggcaaaggcctgaaaacactcggcaaagcctttgccgagtgtaacactcggcaaagggcacacggcaaatgttgtgtcggcaaagcctagtttgctgagtgtcaaaccTCGGACACTCGgctttgacactcggcaaacatgttgccgacggccgaaaacactcggcgaagtcatGTACTCGGCGAATGGCGGACTGACGGCGTCGGGTATAACGgcgcgtttgccgagtgccaaacgggaggcactcggcaaacacctgctctttgccgagtgccggcacatgggcactcggcaaagccggctctgtttgccgtgtgccggctcccgggcactcggcaaaccggccccctttgccgagtgccttgaccatagcactcggcaaaggacctttcctacacctgggaaatgcccctttgccgagtgctatggtcaaggcactcggcaaaggaccctctttgccgagtgtaacactcggcaaagtgaccagaaccGCCCCTTTTTCGatattttgccacgtataacggacccctctcaattcacaatacacatatcacaggcatttgtaataaacaaccacatggataattcacaaccacaggcataattcataaacaccacaggcatagttcaacataagcacgaaataatccataaatccaagttcttctcacaatttagtttccacattgttcacaatcaagtctacttccgtggaggccaaggagaccactgcgacaaatcttgatcttcattattcgaagccgccgattgattctgcacataggataggacattctgaggtaacatctaaagttgtcaaatttaaactattgaATATTAaacacaatgtgtcaagtgactcacaggagtagtcgtgggtggttgaggcggagggaacatcatcggcggtggcggaggcaaagtctgtcccatgctcgtagcaaagttctgcatgtactggaacatctgctccatcctaatccggttttcctcctccatcctccgccgcatttcctccatctgcgccgccatctcctcttgtttcttccttgattcttccacctgggcctacaatattttattgcaatgttataatgcaaagctaaagtacaacaacaaacgaacgatgaatggaagagaaagaacctgtagagcctccatctggaactgtgcagcggtgggtcgtgggcgtactgccgggctcgagtccgtgctcctagctcggatctgggagagagtgggagtagaggccgtgtcgatgacgccgtcgccaatccaatatcggccatgcttcttgcctcctcccaccctcatcacgatttctccatcaatgtcctcggagctcggatcgaagtctggcccgtgaacctccctagccatctttgtatactcgctgacacGGCTGTatatgctagggtggctgtacgcctcggacgggtcgtctgggttgaaatctatatcggccgtcgccttgccctttttggagaggacccatgccttgagctgggagcaaggtcggccatcatgtgacgccgactgcggcaaaatacaaaatcattaaaaattacgtagaactgaatgttacaataaagaattgaagttgcgtacccatttttctctatattcatcaaggcttaggctgccttgatggtgtgatgcagtcgacatctgcaaacgccgctgccggcaagaaAGGTGggtctccaaccacccgggctccaaccacacgtcgaccatcctctcccagcacggcatatgcgcacgacaccaccacggaggcacctacatcatcaagcgtgtgacgtatgaaaaagaaaatgagcctaattaatcataaatagtaagcatcaatgttctttacttaccctcatgaattgatccttagtcaggttcattgttcttgcctcctcttttctaaccttcgtaTGATTGTATTGAGCGTTGAACTCTATGATGGCCtagatgcgcgcctcgtaatgcatgtccctcacgagcttcttggcggctacatcacagacggccttcgccttggcctcgaacccctcctggcatctatagaagtcctgcatatacacgcgtaaacagttattatttcaagaatgtcgaaagtagctgatgtattgagcaatttagtacgaggagtacttacccacagctcggccttgacccgctccgctatgttggggaatcttctctgttgacgatcagggacgtcgggggcggcgacgtagtggtcccacgtgtaggccggctgcagCTGTCCATACCTCTAATTATTTTCAACCTTTTGTAATTTCTACTATTCCTTCTTCTCGAATTTTCTAAATCCATACCTctaatttataaaataaatgctacctctctagtattttcaacatttaatttctaatttccaATTTTCATGCATACTCTAATTTACGATGTGTAGCGACAACATAGACTTACCGGAGGGGTAacggaggagcgggcgcggggcggcggcggggacgcggcctggcggcgacggcgcggggcggccgagGGTcggggcgggccggcggcgggcgtgtgCGGGGCAGGCCGGCAGCGGGACGCCCGGGGCCGGCGTTGGGCGGCCGGGGctggccgcgggcggcgcgggccgggggcggccggggcggcgtcgggcggccggggcaggcTGCGGGCGGCgtgggccgggggcggcgtcgggcggccggagcggcgtcgggccggggcggcgcgggcggcgtcggggcggcgtcgggcggcgcgcggcggcggcgtggggcgggcggcgcgggcggcggcgtggggcaggcggcggcggcggcgggcggtcagCGGGACGGGCGCGTGCGTGTAtgtgtgggtgtgtgcgtgAGGACTTAGCCGGTTGGGGAGGTTATccaaaaactttgccgagtgcccgtgaTGTAGcactcggcacaccctttgccgagtgctagatcaggggcactcggcaaagtgtattCTTTTCCCCGAAATTCGTACTGAGGCTTACACGTGGACCCGGTgtcacctttgccgagtgcccttgatctagcactcggcataccctttgccgagtgctagatccggggcactcggcaaagggtattTTTTTCCCTGAATTTCGTACTGACACTGCGACGTGGACCCGGggtgactttgccgagtgccctatttATGACATTCGGCAAACcatccctttgccgagtgccctacgtagcactcggcaaacacctacctatattgcatgtacaacaacacttttagtaattaaaagtacgtaaactttgtgtaaacctagtccaattcactaaacattgcgtattccattttttaagtaatattgtaccattatttaatggatttatagctcatatttaatttatatctatttaatctcatatacgtgcaattaatgaataaaaattaccaaacggatctgaaaatttcccaaaatttgacatgaacctatctatgttctctatagcctataaaaaaaatttggactcaatgagaattacatttatcgattcatctcaaaatcttaccggatcctttgaACTTCTCTGAaacctctccggagatgcttcgaattctaaacatcatatgtcaaaacttgtgcgaaaccttatcaattttttaccacggcctctgcatatgaaatcaaagcatcttgcaaaatctcatgattttcaaacttcttttgtatttttgagaattaaacaatcatttggccacacgttcgtagtcgtgtttccttagcaaaatgttcgaaatttcttttcattttctgggtgagacctcaatttagactcactaacatgaatatgattttttcactcatattattccattattccaaccacctgcaattcaaatttgacttaaatcaaaaaattactctaaatgaaattaattgattaaatatagcaaacaggtcaaaaaatagtccatcttctaccatgcagtgccaaatgccatacatgtggagtgtaaaaagtttggagggaaaaaaaattatgtttgccgagtgtgtgaaaagacactcggcaaaccctatagtttgccgagtgtatcccctagcactcggcaaactatagggtttgccgagtgtcccatcatgacactcggcaaactagtgtctttgccgagtgccctatattgacactcggcaaacactaacGGCCGTCACGGAGGGGCACAgccggcggcacggggaagtcacgtgggcgtcagtttgccgagtgtcaatgtttgccgagtgcctgttggatgtttgccgagtgttttttgggtggcactcggcaaaccggtcgttcgccgagtgttttatttttgccgtgtgttttttatgttacactcggcaaaacggtgcttcgccgagtgcccgaaaaaaagcactcggcgaagtaattacactcggcgacgttaagctttcccgtagtgcataCAATACTAAAaaaatggggggggggggggggggggggggggggggggaagaaGCTCGAAAGTGCATGCCGCACTTGCCTTTCACCGTCACATTGCATGTTGCAAATTACGCTTCCAGATTTTTTCTGAGAGTGGTATAAAATGTTCATCCTTCACAGAATATATCTACTTATTATATTTCAACTTGTCTCGAAATAGTTCTAGGAGGGTTGCAGAGGGTACTTCGATCGTTTCTACATCATAGTGATCAATACAGTATTGGAACGCGAAAGAGTCTCAAACCTAATGTTAGAATTCTTGAGTAACATCCAACACGTGATTTGACTTCCAATGAAAGATAAAcggtgaaaataaaaaaaatattgaaaaaaataggtCGGGCTTCCCCTATCTACTTCGGTGAAAAAAATGCAGTATCAAAACATAAAATTTAAACGAATTTAGGTTTGGTGATAAATTTTCTTTAGTTTTGTTTAAAATTCGTCATAGCTTGCAATTGAGCACTTGCTCGAAAACTGAGCCCTAGATTGAAGCATATGTGATGCGCTAAAATAAACTTGACGACCATATACTTGCTCTGTTGACAGCATCATCATGGCGATACCATGTTATGGATGCGTCATGGCTTGAAAATCTGAAAGACTCGGGTGCGATAGAGGTCCTGAATTTCACTAAAACACTGGTAGGCGCAGTTGAAAATCTCGAGCCGAATTAAGTTTATTTTTCTCAAGTTGAAAAAAATCGGGAGTTTATTGTTGTGTCAAATCAATAGCTGATCGATATGCATGAAGTTTATCTTATTTTCAAAAAACTTTATGCattattcatgtgtatataAATAAAACTAAGTAAAACGCTC
This genomic window from Setaria viridis chromosome 8, Setaria_viridis_v4.0, whole genome shotgun sequence contains:
- the LOC117834455 gene encoding binding partner of ACD11 1; protein product: MGRRPPSPVARDDDPRSSALSRLVSPEASPGVLGTLPAAPSSPRPVCDRRPAVAASVPSMCGDVAVNITPVEDYELPPEAYSNTKHGLSSPRTPTGAAVRKAEEVVSTMLARGFVRSKDALRRAQSFDERHQQLLSSATSRVASLDRRLRLSDKFSLGTAVARGAARGVNKRFNVTERAWGTLAAAGDVVAGSPYASRGVTWVSAAVGAVARAASDVGAMTVEKVARAEGEGTAADGAGSGGAR